From the Misgurnus anguillicaudatus chromosome 17, ASM2758022v2, whole genome shotgun sequence genome, one window contains:
- the LOC129452415 gene encoding tubulin alpha-1B chain yields MRECISVHVGQAGAQIGNACWELYCLEHGIQPDGQMPSDRSIGGGDDSFNTFFSETASGKHVPRAIFVDLEPTVIDEVRSGTYRQLFHPEQLITGKEDAANNYARGHYTIGKEIIDSVLDRIRKLSDQCTGLQGFLVFHSFGGGTGSGFTSLLMERLSVDYGKKSKLEFAIYPAPQVCTAVVEPYNSILTTHTTLEHSDCAFMVDNEAIYDICRKNLDIDRPTYTNLNRLISQIVSSITASLRFDGALNVDLTEFQTNLVPYPRIHFPLATYAPVISAEKAYHEQLSVADITNACFEPANQMVKCDPRHGKYMACCLLYRGDVVPKDVNSAIAAVKTKRSIQFVDWCPTGFKVGINYQPPTVVPGGDLAKVQRAVCMLSNTTAIAEAWARLDHKFDLMYAKRAFVHWYVGEGMEEGEFSEAREDLAALEKDYEEVGTDSIAEGDEDGVEF; encoded by the exons ATG cgtGAGTGCATTTCTGTCCACGTTGGCCAAGCTGGAGCACAGATTGGTAATGCATGCTGGGAGCTTTACTGTCTGGAGCATGGCATACAGCCGGATGGACAGATGCCCAGTGACAGGTCAATAGGAGGAGGGGACGattcctttaacacgttcttcagCGAGACGGCTTCAGGGAAACACGTTCCACGTGCCATCTTTGTGGATCTAGAACCCACTGTGATTG ATGAGGTGCGATCAGGTACCTACCGTCAGCTGTTTCACCCCGAGCAGCTCATTACTGGTAAAGAGGATGCTGCTAATAACTACGCCAGAGGACACTACACCATTGGCAAGGAGATTATTGATTCAGTCCTGGATCGAATCCGCAAACTG AGTGATCAATGCACTGGCCTGCAAGGTTTCCTGGTCTTCCACAGTTTTGGTGGTGGTACTGGTTCTGGCTTCACCTCCCTCCTGATGGAGCGTCTCTCTGTTGACTATGGCAAGAAGTCCAAGCTTGAGTTTGCCATCTATCCTGCTCCTCAAGTGTGCACAGCGGTGGTGGAGCCCTACAACTCCATCTTGACCACCCACACCACACTGGAGCACTCCGACTGCGCCTTCATGGTGGACAACGAAGCCATCTACGACATCTGCCGTAAAAACCTGGACATCGATCGTCCGACGTACACCAACCTCAACAGGCTCATCAGTCAGATAGTGTCCTCCATTACAGCCTCGCTGAGATTCGACGGAGCTCTGAATGTGGATCTGACTGAGTTCCAGACCAACCTGGTGCCCTACCCCCGTATTCATTTCCCTCTGGCGACATACGCTCCGGTGATATCTGCTGAGAAGGCTTACCATGAGCAGTTATCTGTGGCTGACATAACCAATGCCTGCTTTGAACCAGCTAATCAGATGGTCAAGTGTGATCCTCGACACGGTAAATACATGGCTTGCTGTCTTCTCTACCGTGGAGATGTGGTGCCCAAAGATGTCAATTCTGCCATCGCTGCCGTTAAGACCAAACGCAGCATCCAGTTTGTCGATTGGTGCCCTACTGGTTTCAAAGTGGGCATCAACTATCAGCCTCCGACTGTGGTTCCTGGCGGAGATCTGGCTAAAGTTCAGAGAGCTGTGTGTATGTTGAGCAACACTACAGCTATTGCTGAGGCCTGGGCTCGTCTAGATCACAAGTTTGATCTGATGTACGCCAAGAGAGCCTTTGTTCACTGGTATGTAGGGGAGGGCATGGAGGAAGGAGAGTTTTCAGAGGCCAGAGAAGATTTGGCAGCTCTGGAGAAGGATTATGAAGAAGTGGGCACAGACAGCATTGCAGAGGGGGATGAGGATGGAGTGGAATTTTAA